CGGAAATCCTCACGAAAGAGTGAAAAATAAGCGCCCGTTTTACGGCGCGGCGTTGACTTTCGAGACCTCGATGCTTTCGACCATCTTCACGTGGCGCGGGCCGTTGGCCCGGTCGTTGTCGCAAAAGATGACGAACGGGCCGCCCGTTTCGACCGGCTTGCCATTCTCCTCGAATACCAGCCACGCGCCATCGCCTGCAACGCCGTAGCGAAGCTCGTTCATCGTGAAGATGACGTTGTAACCATCCAACGAGCGGACGAGCGCGTAGTACTCGCCGCGCTCGCGCGGATTTGGCATCACCACTTTGGTCGAATCGAGAATGTCGCGAAGCAGCACCCCCTTGAAGCTCCTCATTGTCTGCTTCGTCTGGCCGGAATCGCAAACAATCGCCGTCGCGCCTTTCTCGACAGGCTTCATCCTCCGAAGCGATTCGACGGTAAGCGTCAGCGGATGCTCCACCAGCCCAAAAACCTTCACCTCGCCGGGGCCAGATTGCGCAGGTTCTGCCTGCAAGCCACAGAAGGAGAAAAGCACAACCAGCATCAGAAGAGATGAACATGCCTTCCGGATGTTTTTCATTGTCGTCATCAATTACAGTTTGAAATTCAAACCACCATAGAAATAGGTACCCATTGCGCCCGCGCCTTCGTTGTTGCCATATCCGGTATTGGCGTCGTCGTTGAAGAGGTTATCGACTCCGGCGAACAACTCGGCGTGTTTCGAGACCGATTTGGAGAGGTAGCAGTTCACGAGCGTGTAGCCGGAAATCTTCTCATCCGCCGAGCTGTACTGCGTGCCGGTGGAGACAACTCTGACGTTGCCTTTCAGGCCGAACCGGCTATTGGCGTAATCGAGCCGGAGAACATTGGCGACATCGGGCGCGAAGAACAGCGCTTCGCCGGTATCGAGGTTCTCCGTATCGAGAAAGCTGACCCGGTCGGAGAGCGTGAAGCCGTGCGGCAGCGCGAGCGATGCGCTGATTTCGATGCCGCGCGTCATCGCTTTCGAGAGGTTCTGGTACTGGTAGGTGTCGGGCGTGGTGGTGTCATCGGCCAGCACCAGCGAAATCATGTTCCTGACCTCGTTGCGAAAAGCGGTCACACCTGCGTTGAAACCACCCCGTGAAAAGTCAGCGCCAACCTCCCAAGTCTTCGAGCGTTCAGCTTTGAGATCGGGATTCGACAGGACGATGCTTCTTCTGGTCGTCAGCGAACCGGTGTAGAGTTCGTAAATCGATGGCGCACGAAAGCCCTCGCCGTATGAAGCCCGCAGTTTGAGATGCGAATCGACGGGCAAAAGCACCGCAACCTTGGGGCTGTACTCCGAACCGAAATCGGAATGGTCGTCGTACCGCACACCGGCGATGATCGTCAGCGGCTTCAAGCCGGTGAACTCGTCCTGGAGGTAGAGGCCGAGATTATCGACATCGTGCGAAATATCCGTCTTGTCTGTCGCCACCATCGTTGTCGGCCCGCTGTTGACCAATCCGGTTTTGGTGACCACCTTTGTCGTGACGGTGCTGCCCGAATCCGTGCGCGTCTCGGTACGATATTCAACTCCGGTAGTCAGGCGATGGACTTCGGCGATGCGCCCCGTCCAGCGAGCATCGAACTGGTCGTAATCCTGCGACACCTTCGTGCGGCTGGCCATCGTCGTTTCAGTGGTCGTCGTGGTGCCGGATGCTGTTGCGCTGGTGACGGTCGGCACGCCGTCGTGATTGTCCATGTCTGACCGCCAGTCGTAGGTGCTGCGGGCAACCTTCAACGAAAGGTTCGACTCTTCGCCTGTTTTTATTTCCGCTCCGGCATGCACAAGCAGGCGGTCGCTATCCACCCAGCGGTCGAAATCACCCGAGTTTTGCGTACGGATGCCATCGAGCGAGTTGTCGGCATAGACGATACCGCCGGTCAGTTTCACACCCGGCGTCAGGTCGCAGGTCAGCGAGGCCGATCCGGAGGCGATGCGACGGTCGTCGCCATCGGTCATGAGGTCGGACTGGTCGCGGTCGTAACGGTCACGATCGTAATAGGTCCCAGCCACCGCGAAGCCGAGCTTGCCCGCCGAACCGCTCACCCAACCATCGGTCTCGACAGTGCCCGCCTCTCCGGCGCGGCTCTCGCCCCCGGAAATTGACAGGCCACCATGCAAATCCTTCGTCGGCTTGCGGGTGATGATGTTGATGACGCCGCCCACCGCATCGCTGCCGTAGAGCGCCGAGCCGGAACCCCTGACGATTTCGATGCGCTCGATCATACCGGCCGGAATTTCACGCAGGTCGGAGTAGCCCTGAAACCCGGACTGCAACCGGTAGCCATCGATGAGCACCAGCGTCAGGCTGCTACCAAGGCCGCGTAATTTTGCCACGCCAAGCCGTCCGTTCACCGGTTCGAGAGCATTGACATCCTCCGCCTCCGCAAGCACGTCGGCAAGATTCAGGGAGCCGCTCTCTTCAATCTCCTGCCGGGTGATCACCTCGACGGCCATTGGCAGTTTGGAGACAGGGTTTTCAGTTCGGGTAGCAGTAATGACAATTTCGTCAGCCGTCCAGCCTGGAACGGTATCAGCGGCCCAAGCCTGCGAGCTTGCGGAACCGATGATAGCCGCCACCATAAGTATCCGGCAGGATCGGGAATTCAGTACATTCATGAACGATATGTTTTTACAGTTATAACGATGGATAAAAAATGAGTCTGATCGGCATTCACGACAAATCATCGGTACACGAGGGATTACCCCGCGTCTTCGATCAGCTCGCCACTGCGGAGCCTTGTGCGAAGCGCGAGAAGGCGGTTGTCGAGGGCTTCGAGCTTTTCGAGGTTCTCTTTTTCCTTCGGTGTCGTCGTGATCACCTTGAGGATGCCGCCGTTTCTGATGACCAGACGACGCTCGGCCATCAGCGCCAGAATCGGGTCGTGGGTGGCCATGAGCACGATCTTCTCTTTCCGGACCAGGAGTGAGAGCGCTTTTTTGCGATCGATGCCTGCATTCTCGATTTCGTCGATCAAGACGACAGGCGAGGAGCTGAGGAAGGCGGTGTCGGCGATCATCAGCGCCCTCGACTGGCCACCGGAGAGTGAGGTAACGGGCGTCGTAGCCTCAAAAGGCTCGCCCGCCAGCAGGTTTGCCTGCGTGACGATCTCGCGCACCACCTCCTCGACACGCTCCACCATGCGGCTCTCGGCGTGCATGGCGACGAACTCGGCAACCGTAGTGTCCATGACGAAGTTCATGTTCTGCGAAAGCTGCGCCACCAGCTTGTATTCGAGCGAGAAGCGCAGATCGGTGTCGGGCAGCTCGCCGTTGACGAGAATCCGGCGACCTGTCGGCGTGTCGTTCTGCGCCATCCATTCGATGTCGGCAAGCAGGCGGCTCTTGCCCGAGCCGGTCGGGCCAACGATGCTCGTCACCGAGCCGCGCGTGAGCGTCAAGCGCACCTCTTCAGGCGTGCCGCTCTTGTCGTGGCCGCCGATGATGGTGATGTCGCCGACCGGCGGGAGCTTGCCGAGTTGCATCATCTCGAGCTGGCGAAGGTACTCTTCGAGATTCTCCACCAGCCCCTCGCGATCGATGCCGATGTCTTCGTATATCTCCTCGGGCAACGATTCGAGCCAGTGGCCGAGCGGAATGCCGCGTTCGAGCGGGTCGAGGCCGTAGTCGCCAAGAAACATCGACACCTCGGGAATCTCTTCGTAAATTTCCGCAATGGTTCGTTCAAGCAACTTCATCGGGCAGGCTCCTCGCTCATTTTGATTTTTTTGACGTTACCGAGCTGAAACTCCATGCCGATCCTCGTTTCGCCGAGGCAATAGGAGCAAAGCGCTGCTGGCATGGAGAAGCGCAGGCGCGATCCGTCGAGGCAGGTGGTTTCGGGGGCAAGCAGGAATTGCGATGCGAGTTCGCCCGCGCCCTGCCCGGTAATGCCGTTGACGTGCATGATTTTGGCGCGCGGATTGGCGCGGCGCACCTGAAAGGCGAACACCTCACGTTCGGCCTGCGAGACGATATCGCCTTTCGTAATGACCACGATGTCGGCATACTTGAGCATTGGCCCGATCTTTTTCGGCGTGGTCGCGCCCATGAGGTTGTCGATGACGCAGACGGCGAGCACTCCCTTAATATGCGGCGCACAGCGGTTGCAGAGGCCCGCGCTCTCGGAGAGCAGAAAATCGAAGCCTTCGCGAATGCCCCAGTCGAGACACTCCTCGATATTGCTCACGAAGTAGTGGTCGGGGCAGAGATTACCCGACAGCCCGGTCTGGACAGGCACGCCAATGGCGCGAAACACGTCGTCGTCATTGGTGGCGAGACAGTCATACTTGAGCGCCCCGACCTTAAGCCCGGAGGCCATCATGGCGCGAATGACTCCGGCAAGCACGGCGGTCTTGCCGGAAGACGGAGGGCCGGATATGGTAACAAGTTTCATGGTGTGATGGTGATTCTCTTGAAGCCGAAATGAAAAATGGTTTGAAGCAACTTCTTTCTCCTGAATGAGTTATATGACCTATAACGAGCTATCACGAGCTGGACACATCCTCCCGCAGCCCTTTCTTCAACTCGACATCGAGCGCGGCGCTCAGGGTTTCGTAGTCGTTTTGGAGCAGGAACTCCCATGACGGGAAGCTGAAGGGCTGCGTCCAGTCGAACTCGTCGGCAAGGTGAAAATCGCCACGGCGCAGCGCTTGCCGGATGACGTTGCTGTGCATGAAGTTCACGAGCGGCTGGCACTCCTCCTTCCGCGAGCGCTTGACGTACATGAGCATCGGGGCGAGCACCGGGCCGTCCTCGAATTCGAGGATCGCCGCCCGCTTCTTCGACGGCATCTGCACCGTGGCGGCGTTCGGCAGCAGGTTGAAAAGCGTGCGGCGCGGCTCCGCTGAATCGATGCGCTTGAGGATTTCGGCGAAGTGCCAGATGTTGCGGATGTTGCCCGCGAAGTCGGTCACGGCGCGGCTGCCGAGCTGCTCCCGGAGAAGCAGCAAAAGCGCGGCGATGCTCGCCTTGCCGTTGTAGCCATGCACCGTGATGAGGTCTTTGTAGAGCGGATCGACCAGATCCGTCCAGCGCCTCGGGTAGGGCACGATGGTTTCGAGCGACAGGTCGCACACCACGCTCCAGAAGCCGGTGCTGAACAGGCCGATGTTGTGCTCCGTCACCAGCTTGCGGTACGACTCCGGCATCCGCGCGAGCGCCGCCTGGCTCGTCACGCCCTCGTAAATCCCGCTCTCGATGAAGCGCTCGCGGAACCCCTTCGCCATCACCGTGTGCAGGCCGGAAGCTACGAGCACCTCGGGCAATTCATCCTCGCTCATCGCCGCTTTCAGTTCGCCCTCGATCCCTTTGGTGTCGCCATCGAGCAGCATCGGCGAGTAGATCGGCGTTTCGTGCGAGGCGTTGTAGAGCGCCGCGAATTCGCCGATGGCCATCTTGCAGGCCACCTTGAGCGGGCAGGGCATGTTCATGTAGAAGTTGATCGCCCCCTTTTTGATGAGCGGCACGCCGTTGCCCGTGGTTCGGCGGTGCAGCGGCGGCTGGCTGCACACCGCGAGGACGTTGCCGTCCTTGTCCATCTTATCGACTGGTTTCATCATGTCCCGGTTTTGATTTTGCGCTCTGTACCGGCGCGACATCCGTGAAGGCGAAAGGGTGCAACACCTCGCGCAGCTCGGCGTCGGTCAGGTCGCGGTGAAAGAAAATGGTGAAGTACTCTCTGGTAGCAGTTTCGAGATCGATGTGATAGACCTCGGGATAAACCAATTGGGCGAGCCAGAGCGCTCCGAGAATCCGGTTCGTGCCCGGCGGGCGGTCAAACCAGCCGAAGGGGAGAAACGGAATCTGGTGGATGCGCCCCTTGCGGACGGCGGGAACCCGCTGCCAGAGCGGATCGGCGGCGATGGCGCGATAGGTGGTCATCGACGGCCCCATGCCCGTCCAGACGATCACCTCGTCGGGATTCCATTGCAAGACCTGCTCCATCGACACGGCGCTCATCCCCTTGCCGGAGAGCCGGTTGACCTGGGCGACGTTGGTCGCGCCGACCAGATCGATGATCTGACTGTGGAACGATCCCGATGGATCGGTGTTCAGGCCACGATTGCCTTCGGCGTAATAGACTCGCTTCCGCTGGCTGACGGGAATCTGGGCAGCTTTGGCGAACACCGGCAGCAGCCACTTTTCGATGTATGCCGTCATCTTCGCCGCCTGCTCCTGCCTGCCGAGCAGCTCGCCCATCGCCGCGAACGCTTCGGGGTAGCGCTTCATCTCCATATCGACCATGAAGACCGGAATGCCGGTTCGCTGACTGAGCCGGTCGGCCTGGTCGATGCTTTGCGGATTGATCGCAAAGTAGGAGATGATGACGTCGGGATGAAGCTTGACGATCTCCTCGGCTGAACCATCCGAGAACGGCAGTTTGAGATACGCGGGACTCATGAAGCGTTCCGCGCCGTCGGTCATCCAGAGCGAGCGGTTCACCATCAGGTCGGGCGCGACGGCGTAGAGCGTCACGCTGCCGGGTCGCGTTGCGTAGGCCCGATCGATGGTGACGGGAACCGTCATGCGCCGCCCGGCCATATCGACCACCTCGCGCGTCGCCGCATCGGGCTTCTTGCCGCCGGACGGCTGGCAGGCTGCCAGCAACAGCAGGAAGAACGGCAGAAGCCAGAGGAGGGTGCGAGTCGATGCGGCTCTCATGCTTCCACCTCCGCAGGTTTGCGGAAAATGATCCAGGTTCCGGCCTCCTGATGCTCCACGACGCCATCGATGCCGAGCCGTTCGAGTATCGCTCTGAAGTGCTCGGGCGGATTCTGCGTCATACGCTCCCTGCGCTTGCGGTTCCACTCGGGATCGTCGGCTTTGGCTGCCTCGATTTCGCGCAGCAGCTCCGCCGTGCCGAAGCCACCGCCGATCCACGCCCAGCCGCCGGGCCGCAGGACGCGATACACCTCGGCAAGCCCTTTTTGCTGATCCTCCCAGAAAAAGATCGAACCCCGGCTCACTACCAGATCGATCGATGCGTCATCGAACGGCAACGCTTCGGCCACCCCCTGCACGACATCAACGCGCTCGGCGACGCCCGCTTCGGCACTGTTCTCGCGGGCCAGCTCGACGCACTCCGGCATGAGATCGACCACCGTCACAGTCAGCGAGGTGATTTTAGCCAGACAGACGCCGAGCATCCCCGGCCCGCCGCCGAGATCGACGCAGCGCCCGGAACGCACGCCCGTCCGCTCGACGATCTGCGCGGCGATGACCGGATAGATTTTGCGGAAATGGCCCTTCATGATCTTCTCGTTGAACTCCGCCGCATTCATAGTGTAACTCATTGTTTTATAGCGTTTTGTTATTGCTCTAACAACAACGACTCGCGAAGGTTGTCGAGCAAGATTTTGGGCTGAAGCCCATGATTTTTTTGTGCCTTGAACCCCGTCCCGAAAGCATTCGGGACAAGGCAATTTTGGAAAACTCACTTTTCCAAAGTCATCCGCCTCCTCCTGTTTTTTGCTCTGCCCTTTCAAACTCTTGACAATTGCCCCGGACTTCAGTCCGGGGTATGCAGATAACGCATAGTAAGTAAGGGCTTTAGCCCAATCCCTCCCCCCTACTCCACCACCGGAGCGCAGACCCTTCGGCTGGCGTGGCCGTTTTGCGGGGTGTCGAACACCTGCACCTCGACGCCGTAGATGCTCCGCAGCGTATCCGGGGTGAGCGTCGCTTCGGGCGGGCCGTCGTGGCTCAGCTTGCCGCCGGAAAGCACCGCCACGCGCGAGGCCGCCATGAAGGCGTGGTCGGGGTGGTGCGTCGCCATCAGAATGCCGATGCCGCGCCCGGCAAGCGCCCTGACTTTGCGGAGCAGCCGCACCTGGTTGCCGTAGTCGAGGTTCGAGGCCGGTTCGTCGAGAATCATGAACCGCGCCTCCTGCGCCAGCGCCCGCGCAATGACGACCATCTGCCGCTCGCCGCCGCTCAACTCGTTGAACGGGCGACTGGCGAGATGACCGATTTCGAGCAGTTCGAGGCACTCCGCCGCAATCCGGCGATCACGCGCTCCCGGCGAGGCGAAGAGGCCGAGATGCGCGCTCCGGCCGAAAAGCACCACATCACTTACCGGATAGGCGAACGGCATGGCGTAGGATTGCGGCACGTAGGAGACGATACGCGCAATCTCCGTCGGCGAAAGGCGAGAGACTTCGCGACCCGCAAGCGTCACCGAGCCATTAACCGGAGCGATGAAGCCGAGCATCGTCCTGAACAGCGTGGTTTTGCCCGCGCCGTTCTGGCCGAGCAGGCAGATGATTTCGCCCGGCTCAATCTCCAGATCGACATTGTTCAGAATCGCCCTGCCGTTGTAGCCAAGTCCGGCGTTCCGCAGGGCAATCGACTGTTCCTTGAGCTTCACCATGCGCGTAGCGATGAGCGTTTCATGATCCAGATGAAAAAGGGCGCACCAAGCACCGCCGTGATGATGCCGACCGGAATCTCCACCGACGCCGCCGAGCGGGCGACCGTATCGACCGCCACCATGAAGGCCGCGCCGACGAGGAACGAGACCGGCATGAGCCGCCGGTGGTTCGCTCCGCCGAGAAACCGCGAGATGTGCGGCACGACGAGGCCGACCCAGCCGATGATGCCGCAGATGGAAATCATGCTCGCCGTCACGAGCGTCGCCGAGAGGATCACGGCGACGCGCATCCGTTCGGTGTGCAGGCCGAGCGAGCGGGCCTCCTCCTCGCCGAACGAGAGCACGTTCAGCCGCCAGCTCACGAGCAGCAGCGGAATCGCGCCCGCGAACACCATCGCCACCGCTGCGCCAAGTTCGCCCGTGCGGATGTCGGCGAAGCTGCCCATGAGCCAGTAGGTGATGGCGGGCAGCTTGTCGAGCGGATCGGCGATGTACTTGAGCAGCGAGAGCAGGGCCCCGAAGAGCGACGAGATCACGATGCCCGACAGCACGAGTACCAGCACCGAATCGCCGTTTCGCCCGATGGCGCGGCTGACCAGCACTGCGGCGAACACGGCGGTGATGCCGCCCGCCAGCGACAGCGCCTGCACGGCGGCCACCGGCAGCGAAAAGAGAATCCCCAGCGCCGCGCCGAAACCGGAGCCGGACGAGACGCCGAGAATGTCGGGACTCACCATCGGATTGCGGAACAGCCCCTGATACGCCGCGCCGGAGAGCGACAGCGCTCCTCCGGCCGCGATGGCAGCAATCAGCCGCGGCAGGCGGATGTTGAGCAGCACCACCGGAAGGTTCGAGTCGGCGCTCCTGCCTGTCAGGAGCCACGAAAGAATCGCGAGCGGCGAGACAGGATAGCGCCCCACGCCGAGCGAGAGCAGGCTCGCGCCGCCAAGCGCGAAGAGGCAGACGAGAATCAGCGGTACTCCTTTCATCGAGCTGCTCAGAATGCGTAATTCATCGACGCGATATACTCGCGCCCGGCTTCCGGATACCCCTCCGCGACCTCGTAGTTGCGGTCGAAGAGATTGTTGACCGCCGCATGAAGCGAGAGCGCGTCGGTCAGCCCGGCGTTTATGTGCAGATTCAGGAGGCCATAAGGCGATGCCGTGTACTTCCCGTCGCTGGTGCTGTAACGCTTCGTGTTGTATTCGCTCTCGACAAGCACCCAGGTCTCCTTGTTCAACAGGAACTGCACGGAGCCATTGAGCTTGTGCTTCGGCACATCGGTAAAGACCAGATCGGGATTGCTGTCGTTCTGCCGGTCGATGTAACTGTAGGCCACATGCGCTTTCAGCCACGCTTCCGGCTGCCAGTCCATTGAATATTCGAAGCCGGTGAAGGTTGACTTGCCGGTATTCTGCATCTGCCAGAGCCAGGTGCTGGTCGCCGTATCATAGGCGACATTGTTGACCTGCTGGATGGTGTCGTCGAGCTTGCTCCGGTAAACCGACGCGTGAAGCGAAAATTTTCCGGAGGGTGTAAAAGCGTAATCGAGACCGTAGTTCAGGCTCTGTTCAGGATCGAGGCCGGGGTTGGCAATCGCCCTGCCCATCCGGTAGGAGTAGCGATCCTTCAGCGTGGGAAAGCGCGTCGTCCGCGCCACATAGCTGGTCAGCGTGTTGCAGGCGTCCAGATGCCCGACCATGGCGAGCTGCGCGTTGGCTGCCCGGTTGTCTTCGAGATCGAACGAATGGATGGCCGTATGAGTGTTGTCGGTGAACTCCTGCGCCTCGATGGTGGAGCGGAAATCCTGACGGACACCGGCGATGAGCGTGAGATTTTTCGAGGCATTCCAGGTGTTCTCGACGGCAATCGAGAAGGTGTTGTCCGCGAACTTCAGCGGCTCCTCGCCGGTGTTACCGATTTCGTTGTGCATGTCGTACTTGTCGTGCAGCGCGACTTTGAGGATGTCGCTCTGCGCGATGCTGGTGCCGAACTCCACCGAACCGCCGACCGTGTGGTCATCATAGCGGCTCGAAAAAGCTTTATTGCTATGCTGAGTGGTGTAGGTAGCGTCATCGTAGCTTTCGAGCGTGTTGTAATAATTATCGAAATAGGCCCGCGTTTTCAGGTAGCTCTTCTCGCCGAGGCTGGTGCGGCCGATGTAGTACAGGCTGGTTTTGTCCCAGTTGGTGAAGCGCCAGAAGCGGCTCTTGTTGTTCGGATTCGATCCGGTATAAAGCGGCACGCCCTTGACCGAGTGCTGGCTGTTGAGGGTGATGGAGTACTCGTCCGTGCTGTTGGGTGTGTAACCGATTTTGATCGTGGCGTTCCGGTCACGGGTATCGGAGTTGCCACGCTCGCCGCCGTCTTCGTTCGCGACAGGTTCAAACGAGGAGGAGAGTGGCATGAAGTCGCGACTCAGCACGGAAAGCCCGGCCTGCACGTACCACTTGCCCTGATTCGAGCCGATGTTGACGCTTTCAAATCCGGCGTCGATCTCGTCGTTGCCCATCGATCCGCCAGCGCTAACGTTGCCTTCAAGCTTTTTTTCCGGCTTGCGGCTGACCATGTTGATCGCGCCGCCAAGCGTGTTCGGGCCGTACAGCACCGAGGTGAAGCCTTTGGAAACGCTGACTTCCGACAGGTTCATCGTCAAAAAGCGGTTCGGATCGACATAGCCGTCGTACGGCACGTAGAGCGGAACGCCGTCGAGGTAGAGCGGCACCTGGCGCATGTCGAAGCCGCGCACGTAGATCATCCCTTCATTGCGCCCGCCGACATTACTGATCGTGACGCCCGGCAGAAGATCGGCGGCTTCGGAGAGATTCTGCTTGTCGAGCATTTCCATCTCGGCGGCGGGAACCGTTTCGGAGGAGTTGGCACTCTTGCCCGTGACGACGATCTCGCCCGCCGTGAAAACCGGCGTGGCGCTCTGGTCGCTCGATGCAATGGTTTCGGCTGCAATTGCCGGCCTGACCGCGGCCAGCAGCAACACCATCAATACTGCTTTCTTCATGGATATGGTTGATTTCGTTATAACTCTTAATATATAATGCTGTACAAAAAAAGGGGCTACCCGGCGTTTTCGGGGGCCTTGACAAAAAACTCTTGCGATCCCGCAGGAACGTTCCGAACTCTCACGTACCGCCCGATATGGTACACCACCGGCTCCGGCAGGGCGATCGAACAACCAGCCGCCGTTAGCTCGCCAAGAGTCGTCCGCGCAAACGCCTCATCCGGCCATCCGGCCTTGCTCACCGCCACGACCGGCATTGCATCAGGCACGCCCGCTTCACGAAAAGTCCGGAGGATACCCGGCAGATTCGCCGTCGCCATGTAGAGCACGACCGTCGCGCCATGGCCGAGCAAGTGTGCGGCATCGCGGATGAGCGCGAAGTCGTCGGTGATCGCGGCGGCGATGAGGTTGAGCACGGCGTCGCTCTCGAACTTGCGGCTGATCGGCAGGGCGTAGGCGCTCGCCGCCGCCGCTCCGGCACAGATGCCGGGAATAGCGGCCCACGGAATGCCGAGCCGCGTGAGCACGTCGCCCTCATCAACTTCGCCGCCGAACAGCGACGGATCGCCGGTTTTCAGCCGCACGACGCGCAAGCCACGATCACGATACTCCCGAATCACCACGATCATCGGCGTCTGTTCGCGACGCCCCTCGCCGGTTTCATATGGCGAACGATCCACGCGAACAATCGCGGCGCGTTCGGATGCCAGCGCGAGTACCGGCTCGACCGTCCCGCAGTCGTAGAGAATGACATCGGCCTCGCGGATGGCCGCCGCGCCGCGCACCGTCAGCAGCTCCGGATCGCCCGGCCCCGCGCCGACAATCAGAACCCTGTTTTCTCCATGCTCCGCCATCTGATGAATCACTTTACGGCTTTCATTATTTCCTAAAAAATATAACGCCTGACAAAAAAAGAGGTGAAGTACTTTTCTTGTCAGAATTTGCGACATCTTCACCATTATTCAAACAATTCCTACCTATTGGTAT
The nucleotide sequence above comes from Chlorobaculum tepidum TLS. Encoded proteins:
- a CDS encoding TonB-dependent receptor plug domain-containing protein; translation: MKKAVLMVLLLAAVRPAIAAETIASSDQSATPVFTAGEIVVTGKSANSSETVPAAEMEMLDKQNLSEAADLLPGVTISNVGGRNEGMIYVRGFDMRQVPLYLDGVPLYVPYDGYVDPNRFLTMNLSEVSVSKGFTSVLYGPNTLGGAINMVSRKPEKKLEGNVSAGGSMGNDEIDAGFESVNIGSNQGKWYVQAGLSVLSRDFMPLSSSFEPVANEDGGERGNSDTRDRNATIKIGYTPNSTDEYSITLNSQHSVKGVPLYTGSNPNNKSRFWRFTNWDKTSLYYIGRTSLGEKSYLKTRAYFDNYYNTLESYDDATYTTQHSNKAFSSRYDDHTVGGSVEFGTSIAQSDILKVALHDKYDMHNEIGNTGEEPLKFADNTFSIAVENTWNASKNLTLIAGVRQDFRSTIEAQEFTDNTHTAIHSFDLEDNRAANAQLAMVGHLDACNTLTSYVARTTRFPTLKDRYSYRMGRAIANPGLDPEQSLNYGLDYAFTPSGKFSLHASVYRSKLDDTIQQVNNVAYDTATSTWLWQMQNTGKSTFTGFEYSMDWQPEAWLKAHVAYSYIDRQNDSNPDLVFTDVPKHKLNGSVQFLLNKETWVLVESEYNTKRYSTSDGKYTASPYGLLNLHINAGLTDALSLHAAVNNLFDRNYEVAEGYPEAGREYIASMNYAF
- a CDS encoding uroporphyrinogen-III C-methyltransferase; this translates as MAEHGENRVLIVGAGPGDPELLTVRGAAAIREADVILYDCGTVEPVLALASERAAIVRVDRSPYETGEGRREQTPMIVVIREYRDRGLRVVRLKTGDPSLFGGEVDEGDVLTRLGIPWAAIPGICAGAAAASAYALPISRKFESDAVLNLIAAAITDDFALIRDAAHLLGHGATVVLYMATANLPGILRTFREAGVPDAMPVVAVSKAGWPDEAFARTTLGELTAAGCSIALPEPVVYHIGRYVRVRNVPAGSQEFFVKAPENAG